In Escherichia ruysiae, a genomic segment contains:
- the blc gene encoding lipocalin Blc: MRLLPLVAAATAAFLVVACSSPTPPRGVTVVNNFDTKRYLGTWYEIARFDHRFERGLEKVTATYSLRDDGGLNVINKGYNPDREMWQQSEGKAYFTGDPHRAALKVSFFGPFYGGYNVIALDREYRHALVCGPDRDYLWILSRTPTISDEVKQEMLAVATREGFDVSKFIWVQQPSS; this comes from the coding sequence ATGCGCCTGCTCCCTCTCGTTGCCGCAGCGACAGCGGCATTTCTGGTCGTTGCCTGTAGTTCTCCCACACCGCCTCGTGGCGTTACTGTGGTAAATAATTTCGATACCAAACGCTATTTGGGTACGTGGTATGAGATTGCCCGTTTTGATCACCGTTTTGAACGCGGGCTGGAGAAAGTGACTGCGACGTATAGCCTGCGGGATGACGGCGGCCTGAATGTCATCAACAAGGGTTATAATCCGGACAGAGAGATGTGGCAGCAAAGCGAAGGAAAAGCGTACTTTACGGGAGACCCGCATCGCGCCGCGCTGAAAGTGTCGTTCTTTGGCCCTTTCTATGGCGGCTATAACGTCATTGCGCTAGATCGGGAGTACCGCCATGCGCTGGTTTGTGGCCCGGATCGCGATTACCTGTGGATACTCTCCCGCACCCCAACCATTTCTGACGAAGTTAAACAGGAGATGCTGGCAGTCGCGACCCGGGAAGGGTTTGATGTCAGTAAGTTTATTTGGGTACAGCAGCCCAGCAGTTAA
- the efp gene encoding elongation factor P: MATYYSNDFRAGLKIMLDGEPYAVEASEFVKPGKGQAFARVKLRRLLTGTRVEKTFKSTDSAEGADVVDMNLTYLYNDGEFWHFMNNETFEQLSADAKAIGDNAKWLLDQAECIVTLWNGQPISVTPPNFVELEIVDTDPGLKGDTAGTGGKPATLSTGAVVKVPLFVQIGEVIKVDTRSGEYVSRVK; encoded by the coding sequence ATGGCAACGTACTATAGCAACGATTTTCGTGCTGGTCTTAAAATCATGTTAGACGGCGAACCTTACGCGGTTGAAGCGAGTGAATTCGTAAAACCGGGTAAAGGCCAGGCATTTGCTCGCGTTAAACTGCGTCGTCTGCTGACTGGTACTCGCGTAGAAAAAACTTTCAAATCTACTGATTCCGCTGAAGGCGCTGATGTTGTCGATATGAACCTGACTTACCTGTACAACGACGGTGAGTTCTGGCACTTCATGAACAACGAAACCTTCGAGCAGCTGTCTGCTGATGCGAAAGCAATTGGCGACAACGCTAAATGGCTGCTGGATCAGGCTGAGTGCATTGTAACTCTGTGGAATGGTCAGCCGATCTCCGTTACTCCGCCGAACTTCGTTGAACTGGAAATCGTTGATACCGATCCGGGTCTGAAAGGCGATACCGCAGGTACTGGCGGCAAACCGGCTACCCTGTCTACTGGCGCTGTGGTTAAAGTTCCGCTGTTCGTACAGATCGGCGAAGTCATCAAAGTGGATACCCGCTCTGGTGAATACGTCTCTCGCGTGAAGTAA
- the epmB gene encoding EF-P beta-lysylation protein EpmB yields MAHIVTLNTPSREDWLTQLADVVTDPDELLRLLNIDADEKLLAGRSAKKLFALRVPRSFIDRMEKGNPDDPLLRQVLTSQDEFVVAPGFSTDPLEEQHSVVPGLLHKYHNRALLLVKGGCAVNCRYCFRRHFPYAENQGNKRNWQAALEYVAAHPELDEIIFSGGDPLMAKDHELDWLLTQLEAIPHIKRLRIHSRLPIVIPARITESLAERFARSTLQILLVNHINHANEVDETFRQAMAKLRRVGVTLLNQSVLLRGVNDNAQTLANLSNALFDAGVMPYYLHVLDKVQGAAHFMVSDDEARQIMRELLTLVSGYLVPKLAREIGGEPSKTPLDLQLRQQ; encoded by the coding sequence ATGGCGCATATTGTAACCCTAAATACCCCATCCAGAGAAGATTGGTTAACGCAACTTGCCGATGTTGTGACCGATCCTGATGAACTTCTGCGTCTTTTGAATATAGACGCGGACGAAAAACTGTTGGCCGGACGCAGCGCCAAAAAGCTGTTTGCACTGCGCGTGCCCCGCTCATTTATCGATCGCATGGAGAAAGGCAATCCTGACGATCCACTTTTGCGTCAGGTACTTACCTCGCAAGATGAGTTTGTCGTCGCGCCCGGATTCTCCACCGATCCGCTGGAAGAACAGCACAGCGTAGTGCCTGGTTTGTTGCATAAATATCACAACCGGGCGCTACTGTTGGTTAAAGGCGGCTGCGCGGTAAATTGTCGCTACTGTTTCCGTCGCCACTTCCCGTATGCCGAAAATCAGGGCAACAAGCGTAACTGGCAGGCGGCGCTTGAGTATGTTGCGGCGCATCCGGAACTGGACGAGATTATTTTCTCCGGCGGCGATCCGCTGATGGCGAAAGATCACGAGCTGGACTGGCTGCTGACGCAACTGGAGGCGATCCCGCATATCAAACGTCTGCGGATTCACAGCCGTCTGCCGATTGTGATCCCGGCGCGCATCACAGAGTCGCTGGCTGAACGCTTTGCCCGTTCTACGTTGCAAATCTTGCTGGTGAATCACATCAACCATGCCAATGAAGTAGATGAAACATTCCGTCAGGCAATGGCTAAGTTGCGCCGCGTGGGCGTTACTTTGCTGAACCAGAGCGTTCTGTTACGTGGCGTGAATGACAACGCGCAAACGCTGGCAAACCTGAGTAATGCCTTGTTCGATGCGGGCGTGATGCCCTATTACCTGCATGTGCTCGATAAAGTGCAGGGCGCAGCGCATTTTATGGTGAGTGATGATGAAGCACGGCAGATTATGCGTGAGTTGCTGACACTGGTGTCGGGATATCTGGTGCCGAAACTGGCGCGAGAAATTGGCGGTGAACCCAGCAAAACGCCTCTGGATCTCCAGCTACGCCAGCAGTAA
- the sugE gene encoding quaternary ammonium compound efflux SMR transporter SugE, which produces MSWIILVIAGLLEVVWAVGLKYTHGFSRLTPSVITVTAMVVSMALLAWAMKSLPVGTAYAVWTGIGAVGAAITGIVLLGESANPMRLASLALIVLGIIGLKLSTH; this is translated from the coding sequence ATGTCCTGGATAATCTTAGTTATTGCTGGTCTGCTGGAAGTGGTATGGGCGGTTGGCCTGAAATATACGCACGGCTTTAGTCGCCTGACACCAAGCGTTATTACCGTGACGGCGATGGTTGTTAGTATGGCGCTACTTGCCTGGGCGATGAAATCGTTACCAGTAGGGACGGCTTATGCCGTGTGGACGGGAATTGGCGCAGTCGGGGCGGCGATTACCGGCATTGTACTGCTCGGTGAGTCCGCTAACCCGATGCGCCTGGCGAGTCTGGCGTTAATCGTACTGGGGATTATTGGTCTGAAACTTAGCACCCATTAA
- the ecnA gene encoding lipoprotein antitoxin entericidin A, whose protein sequence is MMKRLIVLVLLASTLLTGCNTARGFGEDIKHLGNSISRAAS, encoded by the coding sequence ATGATGAAACGCCTTATCGTTCTTGTTTTGCTTGCCAGCACGCTGCTTACGGGCTGTAACACCGCTCGGGGTTTCGGCGAAGACATCAAACATCTTGGTAATTCCATCTCCCGCGCTGCCAGCTAA
- the ecnB gene encoding lipoprotein toxin entericidin B has protein sequence MVKKTIAAIFSVLVLSTVLTACNTTRGVGEDISDGGNAISGAATKAQQ, from the coding sequence ATGGTTAAGAAGACAATTGCAGCGATCTTTTCTGTTCTGGTGCTTTCAACTGTATTAACCGCCTGCAATACCACGCGCGGCGTTGGTGAAGACATTTCTGATGGCGGTAACGCGATTTCTGGCGCAGCGACGAAAGCGCAGCAATAA